A single window of uncultured Sunxiuqinia sp. DNA harbors:
- a CDS encoding TonB-dependent receptor plug domain-containing protein produces MAEDAIGIEEVVVVAIGYGTVKRANLTGAISTTDAKTFQSRPVQNAANALQGEIPGLTVIRTGGAPGSNPVLRIRDVSSIKRRFTIDID; encoded by the coding sequence ATGGCTGAAGATGCGATCGGTATTGAGGAAGTGGTAGTGGTGGCTATTGGGTATGGTACTGTTAAACGGGCGAACCTTACCGGGGCTATCTCAACTACCGACGCTAAAACGTTTCAGTCGAGGCCTGTACAGAATGCGGCAAATGCTCTTCAGGGTGAAATTCCCGGACTTACAGTGATACGTACAGGTGGAGCACCGGGAAGCAACCCTGTATTAAGAATACGTGATGTTTCATCAATAAAACGGAGGTTCACCATTGATATTGATTGA